The Streptomyces phaeolivaceus genome has a window encoding:
- a CDS encoding ATP-binding protein, with protein sequence MSTTRPFSPGDRGPEPGAGGASGVPGGDPPEAPAASRRSRRLGFDGESGVVPLARDFTRQALYDWGWLPAATADRRAAAEDVLLVVSELVTNACLHAGGPAELRIGCDNKVLRIEVSDRGTGNPAPRTPHRAGRPGGHGMFIVQRLCLDWGVVRAPGAAGKTVWAELGAPA encoded by the coding sequence ATGAGCACCACCCGGCCTTTCTCGCCGGGCGACCGCGGCCCGGAACCGGGTGCCGGCGGCGCTTCCGGGGTGCCCGGCGGAGACCCGCCCGAGGCCCCCGCCGCGAGCCGTCGGTCCCGACGCCTCGGCTTCGACGGCGAGAGCGGGGTGGTGCCGCTCGCCCGCGACTTCACCCGTCAGGCGCTGTACGACTGGGGGTGGCTGCCCGCCGCCACCGCCGACCGGCGCGCGGCGGCCGAGGACGTACTGCTGGTGGTGTCCGAGCTGGTCACCAACGCGTGTCTGCACGCCGGGGGCCCCGCCGAGCTGCGGATCGGCTGCGACAACAAGGTGCTGCGGATCGAGGTGTCCGACCGGGGGACCGGCAATCCGGCGCCCCGGACGCCGCATCGGGCCGGGCGCCCGGGTGGGCACGGCATGTTCATCGTGCAACGGCTGTGCCTGGACTGGGGGGTCGTACGGGCTCCCGGGGCGGCCGGGAAGACGGTGTGGGCCGAGCTGGGGGCACCTGCCTGA
- a CDS encoding STAS domain-containing protein produces MDRGTVGSAQSGRLRVEVREEGSSAVVTPAGELDHHTADLLREPLESCLDKGFIRLVVDCSGLEFCDSTGLNVLLGVRLGAEAAGGGVHLAGMLPAVARVFEITGADAVFTVHDTLDAALGD; encoded by the coding sequence ATGGACCGTGGAACGGTCGGCAGCGCACAGTCGGGCCGACTACGGGTCGAGGTGCGGGAAGAGGGCTCCAGCGCCGTCGTGACCCCGGCGGGTGAGCTCGATCACCACACCGCCGATCTGTTGCGTGAGCCACTCGAAAGCTGTCTGGACAAGGGGTTCATCCGCCTGGTGGTGGACTGCTCGGGCCTGGAGTTCTGCGACTCCACCGGGCTGAACGTCCTGCTGGGCGTCCGGCTCGGGGCGGAGGCGGCGGGCGGCGGCGTCCATCTCGCGGGAATGCTCCCGGCGGTGGCGCGGGTCTTCGAGATCACCGGCGCCGACGCGGTGTTCACCGTCCACGACACCCTTGACGCGGCCCTGGGCGACTAG
- a CDS encoding RNA polymerase sigma factor SigF, whose protein sequence is MEDIMSPRLDASHPQRATSASAPEETQDDLAHDPGDALADLPEIPPFDEVGPVDARALSKTLFERLESLEEGTYEYSYVRNTLVELNLALVKFAASRFRSRSEPMEDIIQVGTIGLIKAIDRFELSRGVEFPTFAMPTIVGEIKRFFRDTSWSVRVPRRLQELRLDLAKAGDELAQKFDRAPTVGELAERLGLTNDEVVEGMAASNAYTASSLDAQPEEDDSEGALADRIGYEDHGLEGIEYVESLKPLIAELPPRDRQILSLRFVANMTQSEIGDELGISQMHVSRLLSRTLVRLRKGLTLEE, encoded by the coding sequence ATGGAGGACATCATGTCACCCCGGCTCGACGCATCGCATCCCCAGAGGGCGACGTCGGCATCCGCCCCGGAAGAGACGCAGGACGACCTCGCCCACGATCCGGGCGACGCGCTCGCCGACCTGCCGGAGATCCCCCCCTTCGACGAGGTGGGACCGGTGGACGCTCGGGCGCTGTCCAAGACGCTCTTCGAGCGGCTGGAGTCCCTTGAGGAAGGCACGTACGAGTACTCGTACGTCCGCAACACCTTGGTCGAACTCAACCTGGCCCTGGTGAAGTTCGCCGCCTCCCGGTTCCGCTCGCGCAGCGAACCCATGGAGGACATCATCCAGGTCGGCACGATCGGCCTGATCAAGGCGATCGACCGCTTCGAACTGAGCCGGGGCGTCGAGTTCCCCACGTTCGCGATGCCGACCATCGTCGGGGAGATCAAGCGTTTCTTCCGTGACACGAGCTGGTCCGTGCGGGTGCCGCGCCGGCTTCAGGAGCTGCGGCTCGATCTGGCCAAGGCCGGTGACGAACTCGCGCAGAAGTTCGACCGCGCGCCCACGGTGGGAGAGCTGGCGGAGCGCCTCGGGCTGACGAACGACGAGGTCGTCGAGGGCATGGCGGCGTCGAACGCGTACACCGCCTCGTCGCTGGACGCCCAGCCCGAGGAGGACGACTCCGAGGGCGCGCTGGCGGACCGGATCGGCTACGAGGACCACGGGCTCGAAGGCATCGAGTACGTCGAGTCCCTGAAGCCGCTGATCGCCGAACTGCCGCCGCGCGACCGGCAGATCCTGTCCCTGCGGTTCGTGGCCAATATGACGCAGTCCGAGATCGGGGACGAACTGGGCATCTCCCAGATGCATGTCTCCCGGCTGCTGTCCCGCACGCTGGTACGGCTGCGCAAGGGGCTGACGCTGGAGGAGTGA
- a CDS encoding RICIN domain-containing protein translates to MTRARDERPGGDDSHEAQQDTGAPGARPDEGAEHRHANASDARLTTLLRADTPVAYTALRELRERHRPSVLAYARLCGASESSARELATQAFTMATKETARGVEPTVPWRHQLLLLTVRVAATWTTDGHATGLAAALRPVLDAAGPDGPVPPMLAAFQSLPPRPQGLVWYGAVEEEPDDRTAVLLGLTADDVTYKREAAVHALRQACLRARLAASDDPRCQDFRRLIEESVRPDNPRHSTDLRAHMEHCVHCAGAYEELCALRDSPRTTLAEGLLPWGGTAYTRGVSAARSGATAWDRGGTRDGAGAASDGTGAWDGGRYGGAGGHGGGVAGAGAGAGASEDCAEPESGTGPGRPQPGRPWAGSRAGGWAGAAAATAAAAEAWAESGLGGGAGVGSGAGAGAGSDGGAGGGAGDGFGAGADSGAGGKSGAGADSGSGAGAGAGGGSGAGVDSGSGSGSGSGAGAGVSAGSGVGSGSGSGSGSSPGTGLGTGTDSGARTGTGIGSGFGGGAGSGSGLGPGSGTGSGTGADINFGVSGTGPGAGPDVGFGSDSGFDSNPGSGPSFDGGPNFRGGADFGGGSRVGVGFESGRGQNRERGPGSDASGWDRPADGARAKPGGDVFAGAEAWGGPGTGAEAWEGPGAGAPVGMAAGVGAGAEAAVGTVADSADTPGRKARSKRAARAAAGAAVGVGEGAGGWAAAGDDDRAAGPKPGGGWSPARRLVLTSVALGVALAPLLAFLVFSGTVGSSSSDDNAGSVGTPAAPPSGPATPTVPSSPTPSPTPSESESPSEPPEQEKPTRSPGPTPSKSGPPTPQLPYGPPLNGAYTQVVNVGSGLCLDIRGELEKGTDVVTATCSSRATQRWRVDSGRDALQSFADPDLCLDSRGATDDGVGIWDCDSLEGDNGDNLRFEVDSRGMIRPAIAQGHAVTPDALGSVSFAEASGRDGQRWRAGAGPVHT, encoded by the coding sequence ATGACTCGGGCTCGGGACGAGCGCCCCGGTGGCGACGACAGCCATGAGGCCCAGCAGGACACCGGCGCGCCGGGCGCACGCCCCGACGAGGGGGCCGAGCACCGGCACGCGAACGCGTCCGACGCACGGCTCACCACGCTGTTACGCGCCGATACGCCCGTCGCGTACACCGCCCTGCGCGAGTTGCGCGAACGCCACCGCCCCTCGGTCCTCGCCTACGCCCGGCTGTGCGGCGCGAGCGAGTCCTCGGCACGGGAGCTGGCGACGCAGGCGTTCACCATGGCCACCAAGGAGACGGCACGCGGCGTCGAGCCGACCGTCCCCTGGCGCCACCAGCTGCTTCTGCTGACCGTCCGGGTGGCCGCCACCTGGACGACCGACGGGCACGCGACCGGCCTCGCCGCCGCCCTGCGGCCCGTGCTGGACGCGGCGGGCCCCGACGGCCCCGTCCCACCGATGCTCGCGGCGTTCCAGTCCCTGCCGCCGCGTCCGCAGGGCCTCGTCTGGTACGGCGCCGTGGAGGAGGAACCGGACGACCGTACGGCCGTGCTGCTCGGTCTCACCGCCGACGACGTGACGTACAAGCGGGAGGCGGCGGTGCACGCCCTGCGCCAGGCCTGTCTCAGAGCGCGCCTCGCCGCCTCCGACGACCCGCGCTGCCAGGACTTCCGCCGGCTGATCGAGGAGTCGGTACGCCCGGACAACCCGCGCCACAGCACCGATCTGCGGGCCCACATGGAGCACTGCGTGCACTGCGCCGGCGCGTACGAGGAGCTGTGCGCCCTGCGCGACAGCCCGCGTACGACCCTCGCGGAGGGGCTGCTGCCGTGGGGCGGTACGGCGTACACGCGGGGCGTGAGCGCGGCGCGCAGCGGTGCGACCGCGTGGGACCGCGGCGGCACGCGGGACGGCGCGGGGGCGGCCTCTGACGGTACGGGGGCGTGGGACGGCGGACGGTACGGCGGAGCCGGCGGGCACGGTGGCGGCGTGGCCGGTGCGGGTGCGGGCGCGGGCGCTTCGGAGGACTGCGCCGAGCCGGAGTCCGGCACCGGGCCGGGGCGCCCCCAGCCGGGGCGACCGTGGGCGGGTTCCAGAGCGGGCGGTTGGGCGGGAGCGGCGGCAGCGACCGCCGCCGCGGCCGAGGCATGGGCGGAATCGGGCCTCGGGGGCGGGGCCGGCGTCGGCTCCGGTGCGGGGGCCGGCGCGGGTAGTGATGGCGGGGCTGGGGGCGGCGCAGGTGACGGCTTCGGTGCCGGTGCCGACTCCGGTGCTGGTGGCAAGTCCGGTGCGGGTGCCGATTCCGGCTCTGGCGCAGGCGCAGGCGCAGGCGGCGGCTCTGGTGCGGGTGTCGACTCCGGCTCCGGCTCCGGCTCCGGCTCCGGCGCGGGCGCGGGCGTCAGCGCCGGCTCAGGCGTTGGTTCTGGCTCTGGCAGCGGCTCTGGTTCCAGCCCTGGCACCGGGCTTGGCACGGGCACCGATTCCGGCGCTCGCACCGGCACCGGCATCGGTTCCGGGTTCGGCGGCGGAGCCGGTTCCGGCTCTGGTCTAGGCCCCGGTTCGGGAACCGGCTCTGGTACCGGCGCAGACATCAACTTCGGCGTCAGCGGCACGGGCCCCGGGGCCGGCCCCGATGTCGGCTTCGGCTCCGACTCCGGCTTCGATTCCAACCCAGGCAGTGGCCCCAGCTTCGACGGCGGCCCCAACTTCCGCGGCGGCGCCGACTTCGGTGGCGGTTCCCGCGTCGGCGTCGGCTTCGAATCCGGGCGCGGCCAAAACCGTGAGCGTGGGCCCGGCTCCGATGCCTCCGGCTGGGACCGACCGGCGGATGGGGCGAGGGCCAAGCCCGGGGGTGATGTCTTCGCCGGGGCTGAAGCATGGGGAGGTCCCGGGACCGGGGCAGAGGCGTGGGAAGGTCCCGGCGCCGGGGCCCCGGTCGGCATGGCCGCCGGTGTCGGAGCCGGGGCGGAGGCGGCGGTCGGTACCGTCGCCGACTCGGCGGACACGCCTGGGCGCAAGGCCAGGTCCAAGAGGGCGGCCAGGGCCGCAGCCGGGGCGGCTGTCGGTGTGGGTGAGGGCGCCGGGGGCTGGGCGGCGGCCGGGGATGACGACAGGGCGGCCGGGCCGAAGCCCGGGGGCGGTTGGTCGCCGGCGCGGCGGCTCGTGCTCACCTCGGTCGCCCTGGGCGTGGCCTTGGCCCCGCTGCTGGCGTTCCTCGTGTTCTCGGGCACGGTCGGTTCGTCGTCGTCCGACGACAACGCCGGTTCCGTGGGGACGCCCGCCGCCCCACCCTCCGGACCGGCGACCCCGACCGTCCCGTCGAGCCCGACGCCGTCCCCGACCCCGTCGGAGAGCGAGAGCCCCTCGGAGCCGCCGGAGCAGGAGAAGCCGACGAGGAGCCCGGGTCCGACCCCGTCGAAGTCGGGCCCGCCGACGCCCCAACTGCCGTACGGGCCGCCGCTGAACGGTGCCTACACCCAGGTGGTGAACGTCGGCTCGGGGCTGTGCCTGGACATCCGGGGCGAGTTGGAGAAGGGCACCGACGTCGTCACGGCCACCTGCTCCTCGCGTGCCACCCAGCGCTGGCGCGTCGATTCCGGCCGGGACGCCCTCCAGTCGTTCGCCGACCCCGATCTGTGCCTCGACAGCCGAGGGGCGACCGACGACGGCGTGGGCATCTGGGACTGCGACTCGCTGGAGGGGGACAACGGCGACAACCTCAGGTTCGAGGTCGACTCCCGGGGAATGATCCGCCCGGCGATCGCGCAGGGGCACGCCGTCACCCCGGACGCGCTCGGTTCCGTCAGCTTCGCCGAGGCCTCGGGACGCGACGGCCAGCGGTGGCGGGCGGGCGCCGGCCCGGTCCACACCTGA
- the hutI gene encoding imidazolonepropionase, translated as MIPAGPLPRPAPSPALDSDPTADQATKDAMSSPTTVSPADSASTASTLITNIAALVTNDPSLGWGSPRSSKFESGGGSPLGLIQDAAVVIDGERIAWTGDQSKAPATDNRVDAGGRAVLPGFVDSHSHLVFAGDRTAEFNARMSGRAYSAGGIRTTVAATRAATDEELEANLTRYLREALRQGTTTFETKSGYGLTVEDEARALRIAARHTDEVTYLGAHIVSPDHAEDPAAYVALVTGEMLDACAPYARWIDVFCEKGAFDGDQARAILTAGRAKGLHPRIHANQLSYGPGVQLAVELDAASADHCTHLTDADVDALANSRTVATLLPGAEFSTRARWPDARRLLDAGVTVALSTDCNPGSSFTSSVPFCVALAVRDMGMTPDEAVWSATAGGARALRREDIGRLTPGAYADLALLDAPSHVHLAYRPGVPLVTGVWRRGVRVV; from the coding sequence ATGATCCCGGCCGGGCCGCTCCCGCGCCCGGCCCCTTCCCCGGCCCTCGATTCCGACCCGACCGCCGACCAAGCAACCAAGGACGCCATGAGCAGCCCGACGACCGTCAGCCCCGCCGACTCGGCGAGCACCGCGAGTACGCTCATCACCAACATCGCTGCCCTGGTCACCAACGACCCCTCCCTCGGATGGGGGTCCCCCCGCTCGAGCAAATTCGAGAGTGGGGGAGGTTCGCCCCTCGGACTGATCCAGGACGCGGCCGTCGTCATCGACGGTGAACGCATCGCGTGGACCGGTGATCAAAGCAAAGCACCCGCCACTGACAATCGGGTCGACGCCGGTGGCCGGGCGGTGCTCCCGGGCTTCGTGGACTCCCACTCCCACCTCGTCTTCGCGGGCGACCGCACGGCCGAGTTCAACGCCCGGATGTCCGGCCGGGCCTACAGCGCGGGCGGCATCCGTACGACCGTCGCCGCCACCCGCGCCGCCACCGACGAGGAACTGGAGGCCAACCTCACCCGTTACCTCCGCGAGGCCCTCCGCCAGGGCACGACCACCTTCGAGACGAAGTCCGGCTACGGCCTGACCGTCGAGGACGAGGCACGGGCGCTGCGCATCGCCGCCCGGCACACGGACGAGGTGACCTACCTCGGCGCCCACATCGTCTCCCCGGACCACGCCGAGGACCCCGCGGCGTACGTCGCCCTCGTCACCGGCGAGATGCTCGACGCCTGCGCCCCGTACGCCCGTTGGATCGACGTCTTCTGCGAGAAGGGCGCCTTCGACGGCGACCAGGCCCGCGCGATCCTCACGGCGGGCCGGGCCAAGGGCCTGCACCCGCGCATCCACGCCAACCAACTGTCGTACGGCCCCGGCGTCCAACTCGCCGTCGAACTGGACGCGGCCAGCGCGGACCACTGCACCCACCTCACCGACGCGGACGTGGACGCCCTGGCGAACAGCCGTACGGTCGCCACGCTCCTCCCCGGCGCCGAGTTCTCCACCCGCGCCCGGTGGCCGGACGCCCGCCGTCTTCTCGACGCGGGCGTGACCGTGGCCCTCTCCACGGACTGCAACCCGGGGTCGTCCTTCACCTCCTCCGTCCCCTTCTGCGTCGCGCTCGCCGTGCGGGACATGGGGATGACACCGGACGAGGCGGTCTGGTCGGCCACGGCCGGGGGCGCGCGGGCGCTCCGCCGCGAGGACATCGGCCGCCTCACGCCGGGCGCGTACGCCGACCTCGCGCTGCTGGACGCGCCCAGCCACGTCCATCTCGCCTACCGGCCGGGAGTGCCCCTGGTCACGGGCGTGTGGCGCAGGGGCGTACGGGTGGTCTGA
- a CDS encoding formimidoylglutamate deiminase — MTETTYWLEHAWLGTNVEPGVTLTVTTDGSGGIDGSGGGDGRITAVRTETPTPPPGAVVLRGLTLPGLANAHSHAFHRALRGTVQVGSGTFWTWREVMYRVADRLTPDTYHALARAVYAEMALAGITAVGEFHYVHHAPGGTPYADPNAMGEALIEAAAEAGIRITLLDTAYLSAGFGKAPDRHQLRFSDGTAEAWAERCSVLKDRDHARIGAAVHSVRAVPAGQLATVARWAEERRAPLHVHLSEQTAENDACQEAHGRTPTQLLAEHGVLGPRTTGVHNTHLTDEDIALLGDSGTGTCMCPTTERDLADGIGPAAALQRAGSPLSLGSDSHAVIDLLEEARAMELNERLRTRTRGHWTAAALLRAVSADGHAALGWDEAGALETGALADFTTIALDSVRTAGPLPRLGAETAVFAASAADVSHTVVGGRHVVRDGAHALVPDVPRALADAVAALRG, encoded by the coding sequence GTGACGGAGACGACCTACTGGCTCGAACACGCCTGGCTCGGCACGAACGTCGAGCCCGGCGTGACCCTCACGGTGACCACCGACGGCTCGGGCGGCATCGACGGCTCGGGCGGCGGCGACGGCCGTATCACCGCCGTCCGCACCGAGACACCCACCCCGCCGCCGGGCGCGGTCGTCCTGCGCGGCCTCACCCTGCCCGGCCTCGCCAACGCCCACAGCCACGCCTTCCACCGGGCCCTGCGCGGCACGGTTCAGGTCGGCTCGGGGACTTTCTGGACCTGGCGCGAGGTCATGTACCGGGTGGCGGACCGGCTGACCCCGGACACCTACCACGCGCTCGCGCGGGCGGTGTACGCGGAGATGGCGCTGGCCGGAATCACGGCGGTGGGCGAGTTCCACTACGTCCACCACGCCCCGGGCGGCACCCCCTACGCCGACCCGAACGCCATGGGCGAGGCACTCATCGAGGCCGCCGCCGAGGCGGGCATCCGGATCACCCTCCTCGACACCGCCTACCTCTCCGCCGGCTTCGGCAAGGCACCCGACCGCCACCAGCTCCGCTTCTCCGACGGCACGGCGGAGGCCTGGGCGGAACGCTGTTCAGTTCTCAAGGACCGGGATCACGCGCGGATCGGTGCGGCCGTGCACTCCGTACGGGCCGTGCCGGCCGGGCAGTTGGCGACCGTGGCGCGATGGGCCGAGGAGCGGCGGGCCCCGCTGCATGTGCACCTGTCGGAGCAGACGGCGGAGAACGACGCCTGCCAGGAGGCCCACGGCCGCACGCCCACCCAGCTCCTCGCCGAACACGGCGTGCTGGGGCCCCGCACGACCGGCGTCCACAACACCCACCTCACCGACGAGGACATCGCCCTCCTCGGCGACAGCGGCACCGGCACCTGTATGTGCCCCACGACCGAACGGGACCTCGCCGACGGCATCGGACCGGCCGCCGCCCTGCAACGCGCGGGCTCCCCGCTCTCCCTCGGCTCCGACAGCCACGCCGTCATCGATCTGCTCGAAGAGGCGCGCGCGATGGAGCTGAACGAGCGGCTGCGCACCCGTACGCGCGGTCACTGGACGGCGGCGGCCCTCCTGCGGGCTGTCTCGGCCGACGGCCACGCGGCGCTCGGCTGGGACGAGGCGGGAGCCCTGGAGACGGGCGCGCTCGCCGACTTCACGACGATCGCGCTCGACTCGGTCAGGACAGCGGGGCCGCTTCCACGGCTCGGCGCGGAGACCGCGGTATTCGCCGCGTCGGCAGCGGACGTGTCGCACACGGTGGTGGGAGGTCGGCACGTCGTACGGGACGGGGCGCACGCGCTCGTACCGGATGTGCCGCGAGCTCTCGCGGACGCCGTCGCGGCGCTGCGCGGATGA
- a CDS encoding allantoate amidohydrolase: protein MWRELRPIGRDSGSGGYRRFAWTGADAECREWFEGQARGRGLEYEVDRNGNQWAWLGDPAAGDAVVTGSHLDSVPDGGAFDGPLGVVSSFAALDELRARGTRFDKPFGIVNFGDEEGARFGLACVGSRLAAGQLTVEQAGRLTDGDGITLPRAMEAAGYDPERIGPDPERLARIGAFVELHVEQGRALDLSGDAVGIASAIWPHGRWRFDFRGEANHAGTTRLVDRRDPMLSYAETVLAARREARLAGAVATFGKISVEPNGVNAIPSLVRGWLDSRAEDQATLDTVVGAIEEAARDYAREHGIELDIVRESFTPVVEFEHALRDEIARILGRDTADLKVPVLGTGAGHDAGILSGTVPTAMLFVRNPTGVSHSPAEHAAEDDCLAGVTALADVLEGLVRR from the coding sequence ATGTGGCGGGAGCTTCGGCCCATCGGGCGGGACTCCGGGTCCGGTGGGTATCGGCGGTTCGCGTGGACCGGGGCCGACGCCGAGTGCCGGGAGTGGTTCGAGGGGCAGGCCCGGGGGCGGGGGCTGGAGTACGAGGTCGACCGGAACGGGAACCAGTGGGCCTGGCTCGGGGACCCCGCCGCCGGGGACGCCGTCGTCACCGGGTCGCATCTGGACTCCGTGCCCGACGGCGGCGCCTTCGACGGCCCCCTTGGTGTCGTCTCGTCCTTCGCCGCGCTCGACGAACTGCGGGCCAGGGGCACACGGTTCGACAAGCCCTTCGGGATCGTCAACTTCGGTGACGAGGAAGGCGCCCGGTTCGGGCTGGCCTGCGTCGGGTCCCGGCTGGCCGCCGGGCAGCTGACCGTCGAACAGGCGGGGCGGCTGACCGACGGGGACGGGATCACGCTGCCGCGGGCGATGGAGGCCGCCGGGTACGACCCGGAGCGCATCGGACCGGACCCCGAGCGGCTCGCGCGGATCGGCGCGTTCGTCGAGTTGCATGTCGAGCAGGGGCGGGCCCTGGACCTGTCCGGGGACGCCGTCGGCATCGCCAGCGCCATCTGGCCGCACGGCCGGTGGCGGTTCGATTTCCGGGGCGAGGCCAACCACGCCGGGACGACCCGGCTCGTCGACCGCCGCGACCCCATGCTGTCGTACGCGGAGACCGTGCTCGCCGCCCGCCGCGAGGCACGGCTCGCCGGGGCCGTGGCCACCTTCGGCAAGATCTCCGTCGAACCGAACGGCGTCAACGCCATCCCCTCCCTCGTACGCGGCTGGCTCGACTCCCGCGCCGAGGACCAGGCGACCCTGGACACGGTCGTCGGCGCGATCGAGGAGGCGGCCCGCGACTACGCCCGCGAGCACGGCATCGAGCTGGACATCGTGCGCGAGTCCTTCACCCCCGTCGTCGAGTTCGAGCACGCGCTGCGGGACGAGATCGCGCGCATCCTGGGCCGGGACACGGCCGATCTGAAGGTGCCGGTGCTCGGCACCGGTGCCGGACACGACGCCGGGATCCTCTCCGGGACCGTCCCGACCGCCATGCTGTTCGTGCGCAACCCGACAGGCGTCTCGCACTCCCCGGCCGAGCACGCGGCCGAGGACGACTGCCTGGCCGGGGTGACCGCGCTCGCCGACGTACTGGAAGGGCTGGTCCGCAGGTGA
- the hutU gene encoding urocanate hydratase translates to MSGPRPVRAPRGTELSTLGWQQEAALRMLQNNLDPEVAEHPDKLVVYGGTGKAARDWRSFDAMVRTLRTLKQDETMLVQSGRPVGVMQTHEWAPRVLIANSNLVGDWANWEEFRRLEQLGLTMYGQMTAGSWIYIGTQGILQGTYETFAAVAAKKFGGTLAGTITLTAGLGGMGGAQPLAVTMNDGVAICIDVDPRAIERRIKHRYLDVRADSLEHALRLAVEARDARRPLSIGLLGNAAELLPRMLAEGAPVDIVTDQTSAHDPLAYLPVGVDFDDMASAAAKDPAGFTTRARESMARHVEAMVGFMDAGAEVFDYGNSIRGEAQLAGYERAFAFPGFVPAYIRPLFCEGKGPFRWAALSGDPADISRTDRAILDLFPENESLHRWIKMAGERVHFQGLPARICWLGYGERDKAGERFNDMVASGELAAPLAIGRDHLDCGSVASPYRETEAMLDGSDAIADWPLLNAMVNVASGASWVSLHHGGGVGMGRSIHAGQVTVADGTKLGGEKIRRVLTNDPGMGVIRHVDAGYDIAESVADERGVRVPMREGGDA, encoded by the coding sequence GTGTCAGGACCCCGCCCCGTCCGAGCGCCGCGAGGCACGGAACTCAGCACCCTGGGCTGGCAGCAGGAAGCCGCCCTGCGCATGCTGCAGAACAACCTCGACCCCGAGGTCGCCGAGCACCCCGACAAGCTCGTCGTCTACGGCGGCACGGGCAAGGCCGCCCGTGACTGGCGCTCCTTCGACGCCATGGTCCGCACGCTGCGCACCCTCAAGCAGGACGAGACCATGCTCGTCCAGTCCGGCCGCCCCGTCGGTGTCATGCAGACCCACGAGTGGGCCCCCCGCGTCCTCATCGCCAACTCCAACCTCGTCGGCGACTGGGCCAACTGGGAGGAGTTCCGCCGACTGGAACAGCTCGGGCTGACCATGTACGGCCAGATGACCGCCGGCTCCTGGATCTACATCGGCACCCAGGGCATCCTCCAGGGCACCTACGAGACCTTCGCCGCCGTCGCCGCCAAGAAGTTCGGCGGCACCCTCGCCGGGACGATCACCCTGACCGCCGGCCTCGGCGGCATGGGCGGCGCCCAGCCCCTCGCCGTGACCATGAACGACGGCGTCGCGATCTGTATCGACGTCGACCCGCGCGCGATCGAGCGCCGCATCAAGCACCGCTACCTCGATGTCAGGGCCGACAGCCTGGAACACGCCCTCCGGCTCGCGGTCGAGGCCCGGGACGCCCGCCGCCCGCTCTCCATCGGCCTGCTGGGCAACGCCGCCGAGCTGCTGCCGCGCATGCTCGCCGAGGGCGCCCCCGTCGACATCGTCACCGACCAGACCTCCGCGCACGACCCGCTGGCCTACCTCCCGGTGGGCGTGGACTTCGACGACATGGCGTCCGCCGCCGCCAAGGACCCGGCCGGCTTCACCACCCGGGCCCGCGAGTCCATGGCGCGGCACGTCGAGGCCATGGTCGGCTTCATGGACGCCGGAGCCGAGGTCTTCGACTACGGCAACTCCATCCGCGGCGAGGCCCAACTCGCCGGATACGAGCGGGCGTTCGCCTTCCCCGGCTTCGTCCCCGCCTACATCCGGCCGCTGTTCTGCGAGGGCAAGGGCCCCTTCCGGTGGGCGGCCCTCTCCGGCGACCCCGCCGACATCTCCAGGACCGACAGGGCGATCCTCGACCTCTTCCCCGAGAACGAGTCCCTCCACCGCTGGATCAAGATGGCCGGCGAGCGCGTCCACTTCCAGGGCCTCCCGGCACGCATCTGCTGGCTCGGCTACGGCGAGCGGGACAAGGCGGGCGAGCGCTTCAACGACATGGTCGCCTCCGGTGAACTGGCCGCGCCGCTCGCGATCGGCCGCGACCACCTCGACTGCGGCTCCGTCGCCTCCCCCTACCGCGAGACCGAGGCCATGCTCGACGGGTCCGACGCGATCGCCGACTGGCCGCTGCTCAACGCGATGGTCAACGTGGCCTCCGGGGCGTCCTGGGTGTCCCTGCACCACGGTGGTGGCGTGGGCATGGGGCGGTCCATCCACGCCGGCCAGGTGACGGTCGCCGACGGTACGAAGCTCGGCGGCGAGAAGATCCGCCGGGTGCTGACCAACGACCCCGGCATGGGTGTCATCCGGCACGTCGACGCGGGCTACGACATCGCGGAGTCGGTCGCCGATGAGCGGGGAGTGCGGGTGCCGATGCGCGAGGGTGGCGACGCGTGA